The following coding sequences are from one uncultured Desulfobacter sp. window:
- the hrpA gene encoding ATP-dependent RNA helicase HrpA, translating to MSISDQIKALIPKAMCKDRYMLSRALRSKAKPRQGQAENFLKKTLLKAQASADTRQRRMGNRPQHIRFDPNLPINGKKKEIIKAIQDHPVVIISGETGSGKTTQIPKLCLEAGRGLSGMIGCTQPRRIAAMTVAKRIAFELNESLGQSVGYKIRFDDHTPDSAYIKLMTDGILLAETQQDRFLNRYDTLIVDEAHERSLNIDFVLGILRGLVRKRRDLKLIITSATIDTEKFSKAFDNAPVIEVSGRMYPVELIYAPIDEENDNGNSTGAQDDQGYVEAAAAQTADLLMSTRTGDILIFMPTEQDIGETMEILKGKNLFGVTILPLFARLSAGEQAKVFAAGPGRKVVIATNVAETSLTIPGIKYVVDTGLARIPAYSPRTRTTALPVSPVSQSSANQRMGRCGRVENGVCIRLYDEDDFNGRPFFTTPEILRSNLAEVILRMIALQLGDIATFPFIDPPAPKSIKDGFDTLLELDAITAQASAKNQGKKYRLTPSGRLMARLPMDPKLSRILLNAGDTGVLKEAVVITTALTVSDIRQRPADKVQAADQKHAQFKDPASDFITLLNIWNACIEAKTRLKSRSALRKWCIENFLSFKRLREWQDIHGQITRMIKEHGITQTVPPAADQKEAPAKAEQCEHGGPLYAAIHKALLHGYLAGIAQKKEKNMFTAAKGRQAIIFPGSGLFNKAGSWIVAAEYVKTSQLFARCVGNVDPAWIEEIGQTLCTRTYSDPHWEKKRGEVVAAEQVSLFGLILASGRSVAYGKINPEESGELFIRHALVQGEIFQKFAFMAHNRDLIEEISALEDKTRQRDILASEDEIYAFYQSRLPKPFYNIRTFAKFIKDKKDDSFLRMTRGNLQKTDVDEDVLARFPDTLATDQGEFALDYKFNPGAKTDGVTLKVPSQDAAMISPHQVETLVPGLLREKIAALIKSLPKTHRVKLMPIQQRADFIADHLPDSDAPLYSKLSQVIRAHFNLVIPASAWSDTDLEDHLKMRISIRDHKDREIKSLRDLSKLGAFAAQRPTPKTNVFERAKKEFEKTGIREWNFSDIEQEVHLKESNGTRRKAFPGLCCDLDSDAVILTLFKTRQAALENHTQGVGRLFEIMFPDDVKALKKDINRTAELSRIAPYFNDRPTFIGMAYNAMAKDFFQKEIFTQAAFETHVQTIRPKLYTLGQQAMENILTVGREYATCFDLLQTLSLASKNRPVIFNALTAIFNELKNLCPANFLELYDLNRIALLPKNLECLSIRARRWVDNPAKAAQKKELIAPYERKLAHLISTLGPGSSTEKSNAVESFFWMLEEYKISVYAQELKTRFKISAKRLDKAVIEASTMI from the coding sequence ATGTCAATTTCAGATCAGATTAAAGCACTCATCCCCAAGGCCATGTGCAAGGACCGGTATATGTTGTCCCGGGCTTTGCGCAGCAAAGCAAAACCCAGGCAAGGGCAAGCTGAAAATTTTCTAAAAAAGACGCTTTTAAAAGCCCAAGCGTCTGCAGACACCCGGCAGCGGCGTATGGGCAATCGCCCCCAACACATCCGCTTTGACCCGAATCTGCCCATAAACGGCAAAAAAAAAGAGATCATCAAAGCCATTCAGGACCATCCTGTGGTGATCATTTCAGGTGAAACCGGATCGGGCAAAACCACCCAGATTCCCAAATTATGCCTGGAAGCAGGCCGAGGGCTTTCTGGTATGATCGGCTGTACCCAGCCCCGGCGCATTGCCGCCATGACCGTGGCCAAACGCATTGCCTTTGAACTTAACGAATCTTTAGGTCAATCCGTGGGATATAAAATCCGGTTTGATGACCACACACCGGACAGTGCCTACATCAAGCTGATGACCGACGGCATATTGCTGGCTGAAACCCAGCAGGACCGCTTTTTAAACCGGTATGACACCCTGATTGTGGATGAGGCCCATGAACGCAGCCTTAATATTGATTTTGTGCTGGGCATTTTACGCGGCCTTGTCAGAAAACGCCGTGATCTCAAACTGATCATCACCAGTGCCACCATTGATACGGAAAAATTCTCCAAGGCCTTTGACAATGCGCCGGTGATTGAGGTGTCGGGCAGGATGTATCCGGTGGAACTGATCTATGCCCCCATTGATGAAGAAAATGACAATGGTAATTCCACCGGTGCCCAGGATGACCAGGGCTATGTGGAGGCAGCCGCAGCACAGACCGCCGATCTGCTGATGAGCACCCGAACCGGTGATATCCTGATATTCATGCCCACAGAGCAGGATATCGGCGAAACCATGGAAATACTTAAAGGCAAAAATCTGTTCGGTGTCACAATTTTGCCTTTGTTTGCGCGACTGTCCGCCGGCGAACAGGCCAAAGTATTTGCCGCCGGTCCCGGCAGAAAGGTAGTGATCGCCACCAATGTAGCCGAAACATCGTTGACCATCCCCGGCATCAAATATGTGGTGGACACAGGCCTTGCCCGGATTCCCGCCTACTCCCCAAGAACCCGGACCACGGCACTGCCGGTCAGCCCCGTGTCCCAGTCCAGTGCCAACCAGCGCATGGGCCGGTGCGGCCGTGTGGAAAACGGTGTGTGCATCAGGCTTTATGACGAGGATGATTTTAACGGCCGTCCTTTTTTTACAACCCCTGAAATTCTGCGCTCCAACCTGGCTGAAGTTATTTTACGCATGATTGCCCTGCAGCTTGGAGATATCGCCACCTTCCCTTTTATTGATCCGCCTGCCCCCAAAAGCATCAAGGACGGATTTGACACGCTGTTGGAGCTTGATGCCATTACCGCCCAAGCGTCAGCCAAAAACCAGGGCAAGAAATACCGCCTCACCCCCTCGGGGCGCTTAATGGCCAGACTCCCCATGGACCCGAAACTGTCTCGCATTCTGCTCAATGCAGGCGATACCGGCGTGCTTAAAGAAGCGGTGGTTATCACCACGGCCCTGACCGTGTCCGACATCCGCCAGAGGCCGGCGGACAAAGTCCAGGCCGCAGACCAGAAACATGCCCAGTTCAAAGACCCGGCCTCGGATTTCATCACGTTGCTCAACATCTGGAATGCCTGCATAGAAGCCAAAACGCGCCTGAAATCACGTTCGGCCCTTCGCAAGTGGTGCATTGAAAATTTCCTGTCGTTCAAGCGGCTCCGGGAGTGGCAGGATATCCACGGCCAGATCACCCGCATGATCAAAGAACACGGCATTACACAAACGGTACCGCCGGCAGCGGATCAAAAGGAAGCCCCAGCGAAGGCCGAGCAATGTGAACATGGCGGTCCCTTGTATGCCGCCATCCACAAGGCCCTGCTCCACGGGTATCTGGCCGGGATTGCCCAAAAAAAAGAGAAAAATATGTTCACGGCGGCCAAGGGCAGACAGGCGATCATCTTTCCGGGGTCCGGCCTCTTTAATAAAGCCGGCAGCTGGATTGTGGCGGCCGAATATGTCAAGACGAGCCAGCTTTTTGCCCGGTGTGTGGGCAATGTTGATCCGGCCTGGATCGAAGAGATCGGCCAAACCCTTTGCACCCGAACCTACAGTGATCCCCACTGGGAAAAAAAACGCGGGGAGGTGGTGGCCGCAGAACAGGTATCTTTGTTTGGTCTTATCCTTGCAAGCGGCAGATCCGTGGCCTATGGTAAGATCAATCCCGAAGAGTCCGGGGAGCTGTTCATCCGCCATGCCCTGGTCCAGGGGGAGATCTTCCAAAAATTCGCATTCATGGCCCACAACCGGGATCTCATTGAAGAAATTTCCGCCCTAGAAGACAAAACCCGGCAACGGGACATTCTGGCGTCGGAAGATGAGATCTATGCGTTCTACCAGTCCCGGCTGCCCAAACCCTTTTACAACATCCGCACCTTTGCAAAATTCATTAAAGATAAAAAAGATGACAGCTTTTTGCGGATGACCCGTGGGAATCTGCAGAAAACAGATGTGGACGAAGATGTTCTGGCCCGGTTCCCCGACACCCTTGCCACGGACCAGGGGGAGTTTGCCCTGGACTACAAATTCAATCCCGGGGCAAAGACCGACGGGGTGACCCTGAAAGTCCCCAGCCAGGATGCCGCCATGATCTCACCCCACCAGGTGGAGACCCTGGTACCTGGACTGCTCAGGGAAAAAATCGCGGCTTTGATCAAATCATTGCCCAAAACCCATCGGGTAAAACTGATGCCCATCCAGCAGCGGGCTGATTTTATTGCAGACCACCTGCCCGACTCCGATGCGCCGCTTTATTCAAAGTTATCCCAGGTCATTCGCGCGCATTTCAACCTTGTGATTCCGGCTTCAGCCTGGTCCGATACGGATCTTGAGGATCACTTGAAAATGCGAATATCCATCCGGGATCATAAAGACAGGGAGATCAAATCATTAAGGGACTTATCGAAACTTGGGGCCTTTGCCGCCCAGCGTCCGACCCCAAAAACCAATGTCTTTGAACGGGCTAAGAAGGAATTTGAAAAAACAGGGATCCGGGAATGGAATTTTTCTGATATTGAACAGGAAGTTCATTTGAAGGAAAGCAACGGTACCCGGCGCAAAGCCTTTCCCGGCCTTTGCTGTGACCTGGACAGTGATGCCGTAATCTTAACCTTATTCAAAACCAGGCAAGCCGCCTTGGAAAACCACACCCAAGGGGTGGGTCGCCTGTTTGAGATCATGTTTCCCGATGACGTCAAGGCACTAAAAAAAGACATCAACAGAACCGCTGAATTAAGCCGGATCGCCCCCTATTTCAACGATCGGCCCACCTTTATCGGTATGGCATACAATGCCATGGCAAAGGACTTTTTCCAAAAAGAGATTTTTACTCAAGCGGCATTTGAAACCCATGTGCAAACGATTCGTCCCAAACTGTATACCCTTGGCCAACAGGCGATGGAAAACATTTTAACCGTGGGCCGGGAATATGCGACCTGTTTTGATCTGCTGCAAACCTTAAGCCTTGCGTCCAAAAACAGACCCGTTATTTTCAATGCGTTGACGGCGATATTCAATGAGTTGAAAAACCTGTGTCCGGCCAATTTTCTGGAACTTTACGATTTAAATCGGATTGCGCTGCTGCCCAAAAACCTGGAATGCCTGTCCATTCGTGCCAGGCGCTGGGTGGACAACCCGGCCAAAGCGGCCCAGAAAAAAGAGCTGATCGCGCCCTATGAAAGAAAACTTGCTCATCTTATTTCAACGCTTGGCCCGGGCTCATCAACGGAAAAATCCAATGCCGTGGAATCGTTTTTCTGGATGCTGGAGGAGTATAAAATTTCCGTATATGCCCAGGAATTGAAAACCCGGTTTAAAATTTCAGCCAAACGCCTGGATAAAGCGGTCATTGAGGCATCAACAATGATTTAA
- a CDS encoding fumarylacetoacetate hydrolase family protein, which translates to MTYQHEFNDGSVCDLPVGKVVCVGRNYVDHIKELDNPMPTEPILFIKPATSLQPISQPIVIPEFTRDCHNETELAVLIGKQITRASRDEVAAAVAGYGLALDLTLRDVQKSLKEKGLPWEKAKAFDGSCPMTPFIGPDELADPQDTQLKLEVNGQIRQNESTKLMINKIIDLIVYMSSFFTLLPGDVVLTGTPAGVAGLKSGDELALELDGRFSFSASVA; encoded by the coding sequence ATGACATATCAGCATGAGTTTAACGACGGATCTGTGTGCGACCTGCCCGTGGGCAAGGTGGTTTGCGTAGGGCGCAATTATGTGGATCATATCAAGGAACTGGACAATCCCATGCCCACGGAACCCATTTTGTTCATCAAGCCGGCGACATCGCTGCAGCCGATCAGCCAGCCCATCGTGATCCCTGAATTTACCAGGGATTGTCACAACGAGACCGAATTGGCCGTATTGATCGGCAAACAGATCACCCGGGCAAGCCGGGATGAGGTGGCGGCGGCTGTTGCAGGATATGGGCTTGCATTGGATCTGACCCTGCGGGATGTCCAGAAATCGCTCAAGGAAAAAGGGCTACCCTGGGAAAAGGCAAAGGCCTTTGACGGTTCCTGCCCCATGACCCCCTTTATCGGCCCCGATGAACTTGCCGATCCCCAGGATACCCAGTTGAAACTGGAAGTAAATGGGCAGATTCGGCAGAATGAGAGTACAAAGTTGATGATTAACAAAATAATTGACTTGATTGTTTACATGTCCAGCTTTTTTACGTTGCTGCCCGGGGATGTTGTACTTACCGGAACCCCGGCCGGTGTGGCGGGTTTGAAATCAGGTGATGAACTGGCGTTGGAGCTTGACGGCCGGTTCAGCTTTTCTGCATCCGTTGCCTGA
- the draG gene encoding ADP-ribosyl-[dinitrogen reductase] hydrolase — protein MQAVRIPDRKQIVEKAKGAFVGLAIGDALGATTEFMTPEEIKLQYGVHKQIIGKGWLYLKPGQVTDDTQMSICIGRAIQKSKRWDLTAVADEFADWVGGRPIDVGSTCARGIRNYILHKTLEVKPSRWSAGNGALMRMLPVALYTLANEDLLTQYVVEQAHITHNNPLSDAACIFFGHLLHEAMMGGELFGELFALTKGFVNEYPEFSYVPYPHKSSAYVVDTVQTVFHFLFTTDNFEDCLVGTVNQGGDADTTGALVGMLAGAVYGVKGIPKRWLKKLDTRVYSEVETLAQYLVEHSPALSSSND, from the coding sequence ATGCAAGCGGTTCGGATACCTGACAGAAAACAAATTGTGGAGAAGGCAAAAGGGGCCTTTGTCGGTCTTGCCATAGGAGATGCTTTAGGGGCGACCACCGAGTTCATGACGCCCGAGGAAATTAAATTACAATATGGGGTACATAAGCAGATTATTGGAAAAGGGTGGCTCTATCTTAAGCCCGGGCAGGTAACCGATGATACCCAGATGTCGATTTGCATCGGACGGGCCATCCAAAAATCCAAGCGGTGGGATCTTACCGCCGTGGCCGACGAGTTTGCCGATTGGGTCGGCGGCCGGCCCATTGATGTCGGCTCCACATGTGCCCGGGGGATCCGAAACTATATTCTCCATAAAACCCTTGAAGTGAAACCAAGTCGCTGGAGTGCCGGAAACGGGGCGTTGATGCGCATGCTTCCCGTTGCCCTTTACACCCTGGCAAATGAAGACCTTCTTACACAGTATGTGGTGGAGCAGGCCCACATTACCCACAATAATCCCTTGTCTGATGCGGCGTGCATCTTTTTTGGCCATTTACTTCATGAGGCCATGATGGGTGGCGAATTATTCGGTGAGCTTTTTGCCCTGACCAAAGGGTTTGTCAATGAATATCCTGAGTTTTCTTATGTGCCGTATCCGCATAAAAGCTCTGCCTATGTTGTTGATACGGTGCAGACCGTTTTCCATTTTTTATTTACAACGGACAACTTTGAAGATTGCCTGGTGGGTACCGTAAACCAGGGTGGGGATGCAGATACCACAGGTGCTTTGGTCGGCATGCTGGCCGGAGCCGTTTATGGGGTCAAAGGAATCCCCAAACGCTGGTTGAAAAAATTGGATACCCGTGTCTATTCAGAGGTCGAAACCCTTGCTCAATATCTAGTGGAACACTCTCCGGCACTGTCGTCGTCCAACGATTAA
- a CDS encoding NAD(+)--dinitrogen-reductase ADP-D-ribosyltransferase, whose amino-acid sequence MSDYHYQYSLCNVPSWVIGSREFNADPTALTVLGVRDSHAHFFKQLDELSSWEDRARIFRDYMEVAFHLHQWREKGDDGRMLSIKHSYLRFLRGWLFESDSIEGAVLKGWVQTRMGLPPIYHNGRIKGKDSDEYLSYMKDRMKGSARTNGIFNQLDLLYEFVQYELNRRDADRTHITLFRGVHGFYDHELLEWDKKTGKGVVRLNNLNSFTHDFERAWEFGTFVIEAQVPVSKIFFDGDFLHAGILRGEKEVLVIGGEYDISRRII is encoded by the coding sequence ATGTCCGATTACCATTATCAATACAGCTTGTGCAATGTGCCTTCCTGGGTCATCGGCTCCCGGGAATTCAACGCCGATCCGACAGCCTTAACCGTTCTGGGTGTACGGGATAGCCATGCCCATTTTTTCAAACAGCTGGACGAGCTTTCCAGCTGGGAAGACAGGGCAAGAATATTTCGAGATTATATGGAGGTGGCCTTTCATCTTCACCAGTGGCGGGAAAAAGGCGATGACGGTCGAATGCTAAGTATCAAACACAGTTACTTAAGATTTCTTCGGGGCTGGCTTTTTGAATCCGATTCCATTGAGGGTGCGGTTTTGAAAGGATGGGTGCAAACCCGGATGGGGCTGCCGCCAATTTATCATAACGGCCGGATCAAAGGCAAAGACAGTGACGAGTATCTATCATACATGAAGGACCGGATGAAAGGTTCCGCACGAACCAATGGTATTTTCAACCAGCTGGATCTTCTTTATGAATTTGTTCAATACGAGCTGAACCGCCGTGATGCCGATCGGACCCATATTACCCTTTTCAGGGGTGTTCATGGGTTTTATGACCATGAACTGCTTGAATGGGATAAAAAGACGGGTAAGGGGGTGGTTCGGCTCAATAATTTGAACTCTTTTACCCATGATTTTGAGCGGGCATGGGAATTTGGCACATTTGTTATTGAAGCCCAGGTGCCTGTGTCAAAGATTTTTTTTGATGGCGATTTTCTTCATGCCGGGATACTCAGGGGGGAAAAAGAGGTGTTGGTTATCGGCGGCGAGTACGATATTTCCAGACGTATTATTTAA
- a CDS encoding methyl-accepting chemotaxis protein: protein MIHVFDSVRLENEKFHIKRTSDALQNFAGSEEVIGYLEDDRSAGNTQVIDGLFITLAQALKIRKLVLLDKNYSVVFSKSGQNSFAKDNLFMTDGLKKLYDKSAQTWANEGACIEADGKVVFIIATAVINDDDEVMGMAACELPVGELALSLAKIVKGYVGYQGSDSTFSGACDSTFFEQVSPEKRKDALSNTSFVLKLNSVCNPEVLEASARKQLKEKKQPPKAENHSHYYKLYPIEVEDINKKHYRYWLVLNYSAPAKVENRLGFIRPLVLGTIFIVSILLLFLFLSRLIKPLEKVVDALKDIAQGEGDLTQRLQVEAHNEIGEVAGWFNAFVDRVHQLIIQIGENSNVVSDASGRLQQISEKLDKSSDDLSAMTQSAASSTDEMSMSMNSVAAAGEQATVNLEAVAEAAGIMKSGLGQVSQACQTARRISDDASSQAQSASIRVVDLGGAAKDIGKVVEVITDIAEQTNLLALNATIEAARAGDAGKGFAVVAGEIKNLAAQTANATLEITHKITTIQDSTDNTVKDVEKIAAVIEKVSEIVTGIAGELEEQSASAFQVAENIEQASEGMGEVSQNIAQSSNTATQISEDITGVSAIATDISKEGSNMNQSAKMLSELALQLHNSVGVFKV, encoded by the coding sequence ATGATTCACGTGTTTGACAGTGTCAGGCTGGAGAATGAAAAATTTCACATCAAACGCACGAGTGATGCACTCCAGAACTTTGCGGGCTCCGAGGAGGTCATCGGATATCTGGAAGACGATCGCAGTGCGGGGAACACTCAGGTAATCGACGGTCTATTTATCACTCTTGCCCAGGCACTGAAAATTCGCAAACTGGTGTTGCTCGACAAAAATTATTCAGTTGTTTTTTCAAAGAGCGGACAGAATTCCTTTGCCAAAGACAACCTGTTTATGACGGACGGATTAAAAAAATTATATGACAAATCTGCGCAGACCTGGGCCAATGAAGGCGCCTGCATCGAAGCAGACGGCAAGGTGGTCTTTATTATTGCCACGGCAGTCATCAATGATGATGACGAGGTGATGGGGATGGCGGCATGTGAACTGCCGGTTGGAGAGCTGGCGCTCTCCCTTGCCAAGATCGTGAAAGGCTATGTGGGATATCAGGGATCTGATTCAACCTTTTCCGGGGCCTGTGACAGTACCTTTTTTGAACAGGTTTCCCCTGAAAAAAGAAAAGATGCCCTTTCAAATACAAGTTTTGTGCTCAAACTCAACTCGGTCTGTAATCCGGAAGTCCTAGAAGCGTCGGCAAGGAAACAGCTAAAAGAAAAAAAACAGCCTCCAAAAGCCGAAAACCATAGCCATTATTATAAGCTTTACCCCATTGAAGTTGAGGACATTAACAAAAAGCATTATAGATATTGGCTGGTTTTGAATTATTCTGCACCGGCCAAGGTTGAAAACAGACTGGGCTTTATCAGGCCCCTGGTGCTTGGGACGATATTCATTGTCAGCATCCTGTTGTTGTTTCTTTTTCTATCCAGATTAATCAAACCCCTTGAAAAGGTTGTGGATGCGTTAAAGGATATTGCCCAGGGTGAAGGAGACCTGACACAACGGCTCCAGGTTGAGGCGCACAACGAAATTGGAGAGGTGGCCGGCTGGTTTAACGCCTTTGTGGACCGGGTTCATCAGCTTATCATTCAAATCGGGGAAAATTCTAATGTTGTGTCCGACGCTTCCGGGCGCCTGCAGCAGATATCTGAAAAGCTGGATAAAAGTTCAGATGATCTGTCTGCCATGACCCAGTCCGCAGCATCTTCAACCGATGAGATGAGCATGAGCATGAATTCCGTGGCAGCCGCCGGCGAGCAGGCCACCGTTAATCTGGAAGCCGTTGCCGAGGCGGCTGGGATCATGAAATCGGGATTGGGTCAAGTATCTCAGGCGTGCCAAACGGCCCGGCGGATTTCCGATGATGCCTCTTCCCAGGCCCAGTCTGCATCAATCAGAGTCGTGGATTTGGGTGGGGCGGCAAAAGATATCGGCAAAGTGGTTGAAGTGATCACGGACATTGCCGAACAGACCAATCTTCTTGCATTGAATGCGACCATTGAAGCGGCCCGGGCCGGAGACGCCGGCAAGGGGTTTGCCGTTGTGGCCGGAGAAATAAAAAATCTGGCCGCCCAGACAGCCAACGCAACCCTTGAAATCACTCACAAAATTACCACAATCCAGGATTCTACCGACAACACCGTAAAAGACGTGGAAAAAATTGCCGCAGTGATCGAGAAAGTGTCTGAAATCGTTACCGGCATTGCCGGGGAGTTGGAAGAACAGTCGGCATCTGCGTTCCAGGTGGCCGAAAATATTGAGCAGGCGTCTGAAGGCATGGGCGAGGTCAGTCAAAATATCGCCCAAAGTTCCAATACCGCAACCCAGATATCAGAAGATATTACAGGGGTCAGTGCCATTGCCACCGATATATCCAAAGAAGGTTCGAATATGAATCAGAGTGCAAAAATGCTCTCGGAACTGGCTTTACAGCTTCATAACAGTGTCGGGGTATTTAAGGTGTAA
- a CDS encoding rhodanese-like domain-containing protein yields MLKRELVFFLAAGLIVISCTGLIFAATECKECEEVPKGKIPAQFLDPSLKVLPSGIAVWDVEEAIVALKDKQAKYLWVDTRPGSFLDIGTTKHAVNLVCDLQGVPIPEADAPNAITKDKLFAAMQKIDSDINSVTAVFFCQGPKCHRSYNAALRCVKDYGLGVDQVVWFRGGYPNLEKHILSNPKLKRRITKYLRGKVTQ; encoded by the coding sequence ATGCTAAAAAGAGAACTCGTTTTTTTTCTGGCCGCAGGGTTGATCGTTATATCTTGCACCGGTCTGATTTTTGCCGCCACTGAATGCAAAGAGTGTGAAGAGGTCCCCAAGGGCAAGATTCCCGCTCAATTTTTAGACCCCAGCCTCAAGGTGCTGCCCTCGGGTATTGCCGTCTGGGATGTTGAAGAGGCCATTGTCGCCCTGAAAGATAAACAGGCTAAATATCTATGGGTGGACACAAGGCCCGGATCATTTCTTGATATCGGCACAACGAAACATGCCGTAAATCTGGTGTGCGATCTCCAGGGCGTGCCCATTCCCGAAGCGGATGCGCCCAATGCCATCACAAAAGATAAACTGTTCGCAGCCATGCAGAAGATTGATTCGGATATTAATTCGGTGACGGCTGTTTTCTTTTGCCAGGGGCCGAAATGTCATAGAAGTTACAACGCTGCGTTAAGATGCGTAAAGGATTACGGACTTGGTGTGGACCAGGTGGTCTGGTTCAGGGGCGGTTATCCCAATCTGGAAAAGCATATCCTTTCAAATCCAAAACTTAAAAGACGAATCACTAAATATCTGCGCGGCAAAGTTACCCAGTAG
- a CDS encoding diguanylate cyclase, giving the protein MKCINLVYNNENDLKTIQAEFKDYSPENILIQVFCGISDMDRVSRLRSLLGNLFPGCVVIGASSAGEILGETILEKSIVISVTAFENTRVTSALISQNDDLQAGGKEMGKALNTGEANAVIVFGCGAKNGNYVNAFPFLEALGQKFKNVVIAGGMAGGYNELASRIFVFTERDLTEHGFAAAALTGPNLCVNTAHNLSWTPIGKTMTVTQAKGHRIYSIDHKSVKEIYLQYLGIEAHPSSLYLMNYFPLIIKRGGMDVTNPVWSVNPDGSFNVLKQFYTGEQVRFSYCDAGLQEQGAKRMGRELAGYEPEAFFVYSCESRKTLFEDDIVVDLAALNGSPCSAGFFTFGECYTDKKNTPRFLHQTMTVLALSESDTCKIYHEKEVCKDKIELPRTELRRFRILKSMSHLVSSTTRELEEKNRQLENLANKDGLTGLFNRRFFDETLARRIKDHSRSEAPLSLILMDVDFFKPFNDHYGHVAGDDCLRRISNLLQQLVRRTSDMAFRYGGEEFSCILPATAHPGALKIAETIRTGVEKLAIPHKTSKAAEFVTVSLGVITLTNNRSISPQALTDACDQLLYEAKNRGRNRLHGKNLALN; this is encoded by the coding sequence ATGAAATGTATTAATCTTGTCTATAATAATGAGAACGATCTAAAAACAATACAAGCCGAATTTAAAGATTATTCGCCTGAAAATATTCTCATCCAGGTCTTCTGCGGGATCTCAGACATGGATAGGGTGAGCCGCCTTCGATCACTGCTCGGTAACCTGTTTCCCGGTTGTGTCGTGATCGGTGCAAGCTCGGCAGGAGAAATTTTAGGTGAAACTATTCTGGAAAAATCCATTGTCATCAGCGTTACCGCCTTTGAAAACACCAGGGTCACATCTGCTTTGATCTCCCAGAATGATGATTTGCAGGCCGGGGGTAAGGAGATGGGAAAAGCACTAAATACCGGAGAAGCCAATGCGGTCATTGTATTTGGCTGCGGTGCTAAAAACGGCAACTATGTCAATGCCTTTCCTTTTCTTGAGGCCTTGGGTCAAAAATTTAAAAATGTCGTCATTGCCGGGGGGATGGCCGGTGGATATAACGAATTGGCAAGCCGCATTTTCGTATTTACGGAACGGGATTTGACTGAACACGGGTTTGCGGCGGCGGCACTCACAGGACCCAATTTATGCGTTAACACGGCCCACAATTTAAGCTGGACACCCATTGGAAAAACAATGACGGTCACCCAGGCAAAAGGACACAGGATCTACAGCATTGATCACAAATCCGTCAAAGAGATATACTTGCAGTACCTGGGCATTGAAGCCCATCCTTCATCCTTATACCTGATGAATTATTTCCCGCTTATCATAAAAAGAGGCGGCATGGATGTAACCAATCCGGTCTGGTCCGTGAATCCTGACGGCTCTTTTAATGTGTTAAAACAATTTTATACCGGAGAGCAAGTACGCTTTAGCTACTGCGATGCAGGTCTTCAGGAACAAGGGGCCAAACGGATGGGCAGAGAACTTGCCGGATACGAGCCCGAGGCCTTTTTCGTTTACTCCTGTGAATCCAGAAAGACACTTTTTGAAGACGATATTGTGGTTGACTTGGCGGCCTTGAATGGCAGTCCCTGTTCAGCCGGTTTTTTTACCTTTGGCGAATGCTACACCGATAAAAAAAATACGCCTCGTTTTCTCCACCAGACCATGACCGTGCTGGCTCTGTCCGAATCCGACACCTGCAAAATTTACCACGAAAAAGAAGTTTGTAAAGACAAGATTGAGCTGCCAAGGACAGAATTAAGACGGTTCAGAATTTTAAAATCCATGAGCCATCTGGTGAGCAGCACCACCCGGGAATTGGAAGAAAAAAACAGGCAGCTTGAAAACCTCGCAAATAAGGATGGCCTCACAGGACTTTTCAACCGCCGTTTTTTTGACGAGACCCTTGCCCGCAGGATCAAGGATCACAGCCGTTCAGAGGCACCATTGTCGTTAATCCTTATGGATGTTGATTTTTTTAAACCGTTCAATGACCATTACGGTCATGTGGCCGGTGATGACTGCCTTCGCCGGATATCCAACCTGCTTCAACAACTGGTGCGGCGCACTTCTGATATGGCATTTCGTTACGGTGGAGAGGAATTCAGTTGTATTCTTCCGGCCACGGCGCACCCAGGCGCCTTAAAAATAGCGGAAACCATCAGGACCGGTGTTGAAAAACTGGCCATTCCACACAAAACATCAAAGGCTGCTGAGTTTGTCACCGTCAGCTTAGGCGTCATCACCCTGACCAACAATCGCAGCATATCCCCGCAGGCGTTAACAGACGCCTGTGACCAGCTGCTTTATGAGGCCAAAAACAGGGGTCGAAACCGGTTGCACGGAAAAAATCTGGCTCTCAATTGA